The genomic stretch TGAACATATAGCTAAATTATTATCGTTCAGCAGCAAATAGTTGAgcgtgatatatattttattctctaAGAAATAGGAGCgatctacaaaattattttaaagtaagaTATTGCGAGTGTTTAATAAAAGCACCAGCTGCAGATGTTTCACCTTAtatgttttttcgtaaatttcaCTACTGCTAGTAAGTACAcataattttcaaagttattgaaagcGAGTAAAAACTATATGATAAACGTTCTAATTATCCTTCAACAGCAAATAATTgaacataaatatatactttataggTTTAATATACAACAAACGTTTTAGTTAAAAGTAAGTTATTGATAGAGAGTATTTACAAGCGGCTTGCGTTCAGCTGCAGATATTTCACTTGTTTCTGGGTTGATTTCACCACTGttagtattaattttcaaagttattgatagcaagtaaaaaatgttttgataaacgtTCAGTTGCagatatttcaacatttttgtttctagGTAAATTTCTCAACCGCTAATAAATACGAATTTCTTTCCCACAGCAAACGTTGATTTATATGATTTCTTACACgttcaattgtttttattatatattaatttttttagctGCAAAAACCTAGCAGGAAAAAGAAGGTTATAGTTgttgaagaggaagaagaagaagaagaagaagaagaagaagaagaagaagaagaagaagtagaagaagaagaagtaaaaaaagttactttgaaaagaaaggtaaaacaacttttgtttttttttttctatgtaaatcaaaataagtagttataattttcaagtttatgaatttaaagTAATTATCCAATTAAATGtaccataaaaagaaaaaaaaaaaaaaaaaaaaaaaaaaaaaaaattgaaaacattgaaataactttaaaattttaagatgatTTTCTATATTATGATATTCTTATTTTAGAGAAAGGTGATTGCTATCAGCGATAGCGATGAGGAGGCGGGAGTGTCAGAGTCGGACGTCAGAAAGGTGATTGTTGCAGCAGAATCTGGCCCGTTCAAGGGgctaaagaagaaaaagaaaacagctgGAGCTGGATTCATACTTTCTGAAGCAGTTGAAGATGGCGAGTGAAGATAACACCAGTAAGTGATCAAATTTTTATTCTGTTTCTAATATGTTCTTATATACAATAGTTAGGATAGAAATCATTTATAACTTAGCAACATTTTTCCAATCAAAGATTGATTTATCAATATGTGAAATACTCGCTTTAAGATAAAACCATTGCCTTTGATTTAAAGCGATCTCATTTCTAAGAGGATCATTTCTCAATAATACAAACAGTTCactattcaatatacatgtatttacaaaaatatcttcAGATAAAGCAAAAGTgtccattttattacaaaataaatcgtTTCCGCTACTGTTTCGTTTAACATCATCAGATATGAATGGAGGATCATTTTCACTGTTTAATGGCCCATTTATTAATATAACTGCTAGAGTTATCGAACAGAATAACAATCCGACAATTTTCATCTTTGCACCAAGCCAGTGCAGTTGTGGAAACTGGTCACTGATTTCAGCTGtatccatattgataaaattgtaaTCATGCTCATCTGTCATTTTAAGTGAATATTCTTCCACATTTGCACTACTCAATTCatccttttcatttattttagaaatcTCCATTATGAAATCCAATTTCTTAATACAGGTGTCGcactttgttcatttgttttcatgcATGTATCTGTAGATTTATGATGTGAAAACTATTTTACTAGAGTTTATGTatcttatttatttcttttagccAATCAGAACAGAAAAAGGACAATGGGAGAAGAAGTAGAAAAAAAGACACTGAGTGAAAAACGAAAGCGGTCAGCTCCACCTTCATTAAGAACTTTATCTGTTgcatgtatttataataaattaacaacaaaatgtgatattcaaatgagagattttttttgtaaaattccctcaccaattttaattatttttatggattatgcagactttcaatttgttttaaatcctGGATTTGCCGAATTAGATGTGTTTAATGCTGCCGAGGAAATTTTTGATCAAAgatatcaattaaataaaatgataaggGAATGCAGCCATTTCACATCTGAAGagatattcattcatttaaagAACGTCCCAGGGTCTGTTTTAAATTCACTCGGACTTTCGTTCAATAGGGAGAACTTTTCCGATATTTTAAGGAAAATATTAAACATGCGATTTTCACGTGTTTAATTTACCAAAGAATATGTCtcatatattttaatctaaaatttaagaaatttatttgtaatattttcatcgtGTTTGAAGGTCTTTTTCCCCATTGCACAATGTATTTCACTGGTGCGTTTGAAGGTGTAATTCCCCATTTTCATAATTGTGTTTAATTTACCAAAGAATATGTCTcttatattttaatctaaaatttatttgtaatattttcatcgtgtttgaaggtgttattccccattgtccAATGTATTTCACTGGTGTgttttgaaggtgttattccccatttgaaggtgttattccccattgacataatgtttgaaggtgttattccccattgttCTAATGTTTGAAGGTGCTATTCCCCATTGTTCTAATGTTCGAAGGTGTTATTTCACATTGTCCtatgtttgaaggtgttattccccattgtccTATTGCCTtaatgtttgaaggtgttattccccattgtcctattgtcattatgtttgaagtttgtttgaagGTCCATTTGGGTTTTAAAGTTATGTATTTTCATTGGGGTTTTTAAGTTAAAGTCGCCATTTTACCATGCTACTCCCCATTGCCCTATGTATTTCACTTCCCCAGGTTGATAGCAAACGGATAAAActtaaatatgttgatatattttattataaaatcatatatttatttacatgaaataaaatattatataattattgtacagtgtgttttctttttcttgaatttattacggatatggatttttttttcaatttacaattgtattaatgtttttcttttaattttctatgaaaatatGCTAGCGAATGCACATTATCATCCAGCAAGTGTCTCTTGTCATCATATGGTGATAGTCCACTTTTCACAACCTTCACCATGTGAATCTGATGGTTGAAACTTCTCAAAGTGTACATATGCGAGAGTAGTGGAGAACAATTGAACAAGGTGTTTTTATATTGTTCGAATCTAACATTTCGGGTTTTAATACCCTTTGCTACTACAGTTTCCTTGTCGTCTGCGGTGATAAAACTATACATTTTTGCTCTTAGTCCGATATATTCCACCATTTGAATGGACTTGCATTCATCTTTGAATAAACCAATAATCGATTTCCTGTCTTTGGTGTAAAGAGGGTGATCAGCTGGATAATTTGAAAAGTCATATAGCTCACTGTTTAACGACATGTCTCTATATATGTCATCAGTTCTCACATGCATAATGAAACTGTCAGTATCTGTGTAACATAATGTTACATTCTCCTTGTATAGTTTTTTCATGTGGTTGTAGTAGTAATCAACCATGTGCGCCTTTGACAGATCGAGAATCATTTGTCCTAGGTAAATTGGTTTGTTGAagaaaatttttgttttggtttgtagCACGCCGCACAAGTGGTCGTTGAATATCTTAAagcttttaaatgatgattttgcAGTAAGTTTTTGAAACTTATCCCACCTATGACAGAGAGAGAAGTTGATATGTTTCCGCAACGATTCCATTGATTTACCGAAAATAGCATTGttgccatttttaaaaagtttttgctCGAAATTGCTAGTAGCCTTTTTCCTCATTTCGGTATTGAAGTCAATATACTGTTTCAACCATGGACGCTGTTCAAATGAAACTATATTGTGAATCTTCTTCAAAACCAAACCTAGTTTGAGGTATAACTTTAGATTCACATAGTGCAAGATGTAATGCTTTTTATCTTTCAAAGTAGCTAGCAATTTGGTGCTCGGTTGGTATTCTTTCCCATCATCATTTGCTTGCTCATACAGATGACGTGAATGAGGTGAAAGCATTTCATTTGTTATCACTCCTTTTTCAACTGCAAGAGGAAAATCATTGTGAAGATCGTGTAAGTTATCTGGGTAATCCAAATCGCATTCAATGACATATCCGATGTCAGCGTTATTGGATACATTTAAGACATTGAAATCGTTTATTTCCTCTTCTGACAACCACTGGAATT from Mytilus edulis chromosome 7, xbMytEdul2.2, whole genome shotgun sequence encodes the following:
- the LOC139529769 gene encoding ABC transporter F family member 4-like — encoded protein: MMNQVEYMRGFGGEVERAELNFGRKKNIAVTPYKGYVYIHIGSLTSSRSITLGTDEFKELCNLKPVLLKAEAEIKKQLQKPSRKKKVIVVEEEEEEEEEEEEEEEEEEVEEEEVKKVTLKRKRKVIAISDSDEEAGVSESDVRKVIVAAESGPFKGLKKKKKTAGAGFILSEAVEDGE